One Ricinus communis isolate WT05 ecotype wild-type chromosome 2, ASM1957865v1, whole genome shotgun sequence DNA segment encodes these proteins:
- the LOC8265250 gene encoding AP2-like ethylene-responsive transcription factor ANT, with translation MKSLNDNNNGSNNNNNWLGFSLSPHLKMEVNASSDPQHHHHQYHNESQTHSSSSSSAAAAGVSSAVPTSFYLSSSHFNTSTGFCYGVGESVGFHSPLSVMPLKSDGSLCIMEALTRSQPEGMVPSTTPKLEDFLGGATMDTHQYGSHERETMALSLDSMYYHHQNTEQNGNRQHSLELHEPYRQQQHQEQHFSVQNHPYYTTGISCHGMYQTPLEDSTTKDTQISDCDPQIPQMGDDDGIPCLKNWVARHYSTTHNAIEQQNTSNMVDDGEAASGPVSGAISCGDLQSLSLSMSPGSQSSCVTAPRQISPTGTESMTMETKKRGPAKVGQKQPVHRKSIDTFGQRTSQFRGVTRHRWTGRYEAHLWDNSCKKEGQTRKGRQVYLGGYDMEEKAARAYDLAALKYWGPSTHINFPLENYQEELEEMKNMSRQEYVAHLRRKSSGFSRGASMYRGVTRHHQHGRWQARIGRVAGNKDLYLGTFSTQEEAAEAYDIAAIKFRGVNAVTNFDITRYDVERIMASNTLLAGELARRNKETEISNGAIEYNSSAQNSAESIQIENSNGNVTDWKVALYPSPQPQTNTCSDSLDQRSIICGGNYRSSNYSLAMQDLIGIESANSSQHVVDESGNRLGTHSSNPSSLVTSLSSSREASPDKTGTTMLFAKPTLASKFVSPTSSVTSVAPWFQSATQLRPAAAISMAHLPVFAAWNDT, from the exons ATGAAATCTTTGAACGACAATAACAATGgtagcaataataataataactggTTGGGGTTCTCTCTCTCACCCCACCTGAAAATGGAGGTTAATGCTTCTTCTGATCCccaacatcatcatcatcagtaTCACAATGAATCACAGactcattcttcttcttcttcttctgctgctgctgctggtGTTTCTAGTGCTGTTCCAACTAGCTTCTATTTGTCTTCTTCTCACTTCAATACCTCAACTGGATTCTGTTATGGTGTTGGAGAAAGTGTTGGCTTTCACTCTCCCTTGTCTGTTATGCCACTCAAGTCTGATGGCTCTCTTTGTATTATGGAAGCTCTTACTAGATCACAACCTGAAG gaatGGTGCCAAGTACAACCCCAAAACTGGAGGACTTTCTAGGTGGTGCAACTATGGATACACATCAGTATGGCAGTCACGAAAGAGAAACAATGGCATTAAGTCTAGACAGCATGTATTATCATCACCAAAACACAGAGCAAAATGGAAACAGGCAACATTCTCTTGAACTTCATGAACCTTACAGGCAGCAACAGCATCAGGAACAACATTTCTCGGTTCAAAACCATCCATATTATACTACCGGAATATCATGCCATGGAATGTACCAAACCCCATTAGAGGATTCAACAACTAAAGATACCCAAATTTCTGATTGTGATCCACAGATCCCTCAAATGGGTGATGATGATGGGATTCCTTGCTTGAAAAACTGGGTTGCTAGACACTATTCCACTACTCACAATGCAATAGAGCAACAGAATACTAGCAATATGGTTGATGATGGAGAAGCAGCCTCCGGTCCTGTTTCTGGTGCTATAAGTTGTGGTGATTTACAGTCTCTTAGCTTGTCAATGAGTCCTGGTTCTCAATCTAGTTGTGTTACAGCTCCAAGGCAGATCTCACCTACTGGTACGGAGTCTATGACCAtggaaacaaagaaaagaggtCCTGCAAAAGTGGGTCAAAAACAGCCTGTTCATAGGAAGTCTATTGACACATTTGGCCAAAGAACTTCACAGTTTAGAGGTGTAACAAG ACATAGGTGGACGGGTAGATATGAAGCCCATCTCTGGGATAATAGTTGCAAGAAGGAGGGCCAGACCAGGAAAGGAAGGCAAG tTTATCTTG GTGGATATGATATGGAAGAGAAAGCTGCCAGAGCTTATGATCTTGCTGCCCTCAAGTATTGGGGCCCTTCAACCCACATAAATTTTCCA TTGGAAAATTACCAAGAAGAGCTCGAAGAGATGAAGAACATGAGCCGACAGGAATATGTTGCGCATTTACGAAG GAAAAGTAGCGGGTTCTCTAGGGGGGCCTCAATGTACAGAGGAGTAACAag GCATCACCAGCATGGAAGATGGCAAGCAAGGATAGGCAGAGTTGCAGGAAACAAGGACCTTTATCTTGGGACTTTCA GCACTCAAGAAGAAGCAGCAGAAGCATATGACATTGCTGCAATCAAGTTTCGCGGTGTTAACGCTGTAACCAACTTTGATATAACAAGATATGATGTTGAGAGGATTATGGCAAGCAATACTCTCCTGGCAGGAGAATTGGCAAGGAGAAACAAAGAGACTGAGATAAGTAATGGGGCAATTGAGTATAACTCGTCAGCACAGAACAGTGCTGAGTCCATACAGATTGAGAACAGCAATGGCAACGTTACAGATTGGAAAGTGGCTTTATACCCTTCGCCGCAGCCACAGACTAATACGTGCAGTGATTCTCTTGATCAGAGGTCAATAATTTGTGGGGGAAATTATCGGAGTTCAAATTATTCGTTGGCAATGCAAGACCTTATCGGTATTGAATCAGCGAACTCTAGCCAGCATGTAGTGGATGAGTCAGGCAACAGGCTAGGAACTCATTCCTCGAACCCTTCATCACTGGTGACCAGTTTGAGCAGCTCAAGAGAAGCTAGCCCTGATAAAACTGGTACTACAATGCTGTTTGCTAAGCCAACGTTGGCATCAAAGTTCGTTAGCCCAACAAGTAGTGTTACTAGTGTTGCCCCATGGTTCCAATCAGCAACCCAGTTGAGGCCAGCAGCTGCAATATCAATGGCTCATTTGCCAGTGTTCGCAGCTTGGAATGATACCTAA